The following is a genomic window from Roseitalea porphyridii.
TCGGTCGAGAAGTTCCGCCACAGCACCTCGTTCAGGACGGCCATGCCCGCGAGGAACAAGCCCCACCGGATGGTCAGCTTGTGCCAGCCCCTTTCGTCGATGCGGAACGCGGTATCGAAGACATAGCGCAGCAGCGAGACGCGGAAGATGAACAGCCCGCCCAGCAGCAGCACCGAGAACAGCCCGTTGATGATCGTCGGCTTGATCTTGATGAACAGATCGTTGTGCAGCCAAAGCGTCAGCGCGCCGAAGATCAGCACCACGACGCCCGATATGAGCGGCATCATCGGAATTGTCCGCGTCAGCAGCCAGGACAGGCTCAGCGAGATGGCCGTGGCGGCCATGAAGATCGCGGTTGCCACGAAGATCGGCTCGCCCAGCGCGCCCAGGAAGGTGATGCGCTCGGACAGCCATTCGGCGCGCGCATTGGCGAAGAAGAACGCCAGCAGCGGTCCGAACTCGAGCGCCAGCTTGAGCCCCGGGTTGACGGCGGGCTTGCCCTTGGGCGCCTCGGCGATCGATAGGTTCTCCGCCATCTAGACGTTCTCCGTGACCGGCGCGTCCGCGCCCGCTATGGCCCGCGCGAAATCGCTGGCGCGGAACGGTTCGAGATCGTCCACGCCCTCTCCCACACCTATAAAGTAGACCGGTAAACCAAACTTTGCAGATATGGCGACAAGTATGCCGCCGCGCGCGGTGCCGTCGAGCTTGGTCATCACCAGCCCGTTGACCCCGGCGATGTTACGGAAGATGTCGACCTGGTTGAGCGCGTTCTGGCCCGTGGTCGCATCGAGGGTCTGCAGCACGGTATGCGGCGCGTCCGGATCGTGCTTCTGCAGCACACGGACGATCTTGGCCAGTTCGTCCATCAGTTCGGCCTTGTTCTGCAGCCGGCCGGCCGTGTCGATGATGACGACGTCGGAACCGTTGTCGCGGGCACGCTCGTAGGCCTCGTAGGCAAGGCCTGCCGCATCCGCGCCGAGTTTGGTGCCGACGAACTGAGACCCGGTGCGCTCGGACCAGATCTTGAGCTGTTCGATGGCGGCGGCGCGGAACGTGTCGCCCGC
Proteins encoded in this region:
- a CDS encoding septation protein A, with product MAENLSIAEAPKGKPAVNPGLKLALEFGPLLAFFFANARAEWLSERITFLGALGEPIFVATAIFMAATAISLSLSWLLTRTIPMMPLISGVVVLIFGALTLWLHNDLFIKIKPTIINGLFSVLLLGGLFIFRVSLLRYVFDTAFRIDERGWHKLTIRWGLFLAGMAVLNEVLWRNFSTDFWVAFKVWGNMPITIAFTLSQMPMIMRHSIDPDES